One window from the genome of bacterium encodes:
- a CDS encoding chitobiase/beta-hexosaminidase C-terminal domain-containing protein: MRGIIYRVTRCHDFLAGMIFMSIFLVPFLMVRALPPVWAQQEGDAPVIRSITPALGYTNTATPISILGENLTIDTKISIYEEDPLPGKSCRVTGWAQGVHAQGDYVYVADDTLGLQIIDISQPDQPAIRGSYDTPGWASGVQVQSNFAYIADGYSGLQVIDISRPDAPALTGSYDTPGYAYGVFVRGTCAYVADDRCGLQIIDISQPARPALRGSCDTPGSAHGVFVTSDYAYVADGDSGLQIINISQPARPVLAGAFDTPGNALGVFVSGACAYIADGGCGLQIVDISQPAKPVLRGSYGYRSGSGWACGVFVRENMAFVADGNSGLQVIDANNPARPTLKALCRTPGSPYGVVVLANFAYLADGGSGLRMVNITHLDSPVLPRNYDTPGWAYEAFVHKGYAYVADGDSGLQVIGFDNNGQPTQAASLETSGRTQGVRALGNYLYLADGDCGLAIIDISQPVKPVLKGACDTPGQAAQVFITADHAYVADGDSGLAVIDITHPDQPQVVGSCDTSGIAQGVFVAGSHAYVADGDSGLAVIDITHPGQPKLTGVYNTPGSAHGVFIAGSYAYIADGDSGLQIADIKNPEQPVFAGEYNTEGSAQGVFVLEGYAYVADKASGLAVVDVKNPGQPLPIAHLGPNLTGQAAGLCLDQERIYLASGASGLQTLSRPIFWLTRIERISSGGGQAQVTIPAGLPQGFYTVRATRSSSLSTWLSSAFEMTTDNPLIRILYPQGGEIFKQTVRIQWLADQGSASPEAVSIDLDYSPDRGKTWKPIATGEKNDGQYDWDTSRMADGDDYLVRVTCRADDQGVRKTISQAVSEASFSIANSNTRPQVLDVSAQQQPDGLVAIHCRCLDTEQTSLTISFQYWDGSEWRPCSSVSTAGRQQAGLPLSATWKAREDVAGRFYPQCRIKVTADDGQAVDHLAEGESQPFALDTAPPKSSATPAGGVYASRTAVTLTASDDSAVAAIYYTTDGSNPTISSPRFSGGPIAIENTLSLKFFAVDSFGNQEPIRVENYRMSKKVVIQAPGPAWPGSSINVTCQVQKPDGSMADQEAVRFTLLVDGAAVFGPDTAVGKVLLLNSARNQALVETAAGKVIISLTNSRAEEVHLVVRDTERMGLEIASPGSGLAGLAIKFLDPDLDEDGDGLTNRTEASGCLKINSSDSDGDGLPDGYEYSHSCLDPCDAGAGSGSKSSHGPYGDPDGDGIRNLAEFRWGTDPCLKDTDGDGLDDGLEWGKNAQQPLDSDTDGLIDALDPDSDNDGLSDGREYFTLKTSHTSPDTDQDGWVDSFEVGPDPNHPTLCRNAQGELSPCALDAGNDQVRPVIKSIRPGWSADGISTLTVDGENLTASTLLGIFRDDPPVRVGACAIPQGEALGVCTRGNYAYVAAGSSGLVIIDLSQPDQPVVKANCPLVESAYGICMAGNYACVAAGYSGLSIIDLGQPDRPVLKGSCNTPGYARGVWVLGNLAYVADEWAGLQVIDISQPDKPALISSLATPDWAYGICGQGNYVYIAAGYTGLVAIDVTRPQSPALAAGCDTPGYAEGVSVLGGCAYVADGYSSLQVIDLTRPRYPFLMTGVELPDRIHVLGLSLSEEYLVGAAGSAGLTILSRPHFWSARTTEVNAAGTQITAVVPARIPAGSYTVKASNPPYGVADPIDMTFEATTNTPPQVQILSVSRQEKGAIAITYRCLDQEQSLVNIQFQYWDGSRWRDSRAITETGPQPTGADLTAIWLPGEELEGQELAACRIKVKADDGQSANGFAEAQSAPFPLDTRPPEITVSPVGGSFASPQTIALSTDEAATIYYTTDGTDPNTGSNCYTGPLLFSGTTTLKVFALDSYGNQGDIRKETYTISTASPPQNQQPGTQTQPAADTGGGIGGTGGGFSQTGWGYSPWIASLSGGNWPQFSSPLPAFTFGTSSTFGTIYGAFSPLNSFSSSPWLFGSGYQYYESSALAPASYSYSGWSGSTWQESGWTGGGFPWTSIYTYSTVSGFSW, translated from the coding sequence ATGAGAGGTATCATTTACCGGGTTACCCGCTGTCATGATTTTCTTGCAGGCATGATTTTTATGAGTATTTTCCTTGTTCCCTTCCTCATGGTGCGGGCTCTGCCTCCGGTCTGGGCTCAGCAGGAAGGGGATGCGCCAGTCATCAGATCGATAACTCCGGCTTTGGGCTATACCAATACTGCCACTCCGATATCCATCCTTGGAGAAAATCTGACCATAGATACCAAAATCAGCATTTACGAAGAGGATCCTCTGCCGGGCAAAAGCTGCCGGGTTACGGGATGGGCGCAGGGCGTGCATGCTCAGGGGGATTATGTTTACGTGGCTGACGATACCCTGGGCCTTCAGATTATCGATATCAGCCAGCCTGACCAGCCAGCCATCCGGGGAAGCTACGACACTCCGGGCTGGGCCAGCGGGGTGCAGGTTCAGAGTAACTTTGCCTATATAGCCGATGGATATTCCGGCCTTCAGGTCATCGATATCAGCCGGCCCGATGCGCCCGCTTTGACGGGGAGCTATGACACTCCCGGCTATGCCTACGGAGTCTTTGTGCGGGGAACCTGTGCTTATGTGGCTGACGACCGCTGCGGCCTTCAGATCATCGATATCAGCCAGCCTGCCCGGCCAGCCCTCAGAGGAAGCTGCGATACCCCCGGCTCGGCTCACGGCGTTTTCGTGACCTCGGATTATGCATATGTGGCTGACGGTGATTCCGGCCTTCAGATCATCAATATCAGCCAGCCTGCACGGCCTGTCCTTGCGGGAGCTTTCGATACTCCCGGCAATGCCCTGGGGGTCTTTGTCTCAGGTGCCTGCGCTTATATAGCCGATGGCGGATGCGGGCTTCAGATTGTTGATATCAGCCAGCCCGCAAAGCCCGTGCTCAGGGGCAGCTACGGGTATCGAAGCGGCTCCGGCTGGGCCTGCGGGGTGTTTGTCCGGGAGAACATGGCTTTTGTGGCTGACGGCAATTCCGGCCTCCAGGTTATTGATGCCAATAATCCGGCCAGGCCAACCTTGAAGGCATTGTGCCGCACGCCAGGCTCCCCCTATGGGGTCGTTGTCCTGGCTAACTTCGCCTATCTGGCCGATGGCGGTTCCGGGCTCCGGATGGTCAATATCACGCATCTCGACAGCCCTGTCCTGCCCAGGAATTACGATACTCCGGGCTGGGCTTATGAAGCCTTTGTTCATAAGGGTTATGCGTATGTGGCTGACGGTGATTCCGGTCTCCAGGTTATAGGTTTCGATAATAACGGCCAGCCAACTCAGGCTGCAAGCCTGGAGACTTCGGGCCGGACGCAGGGAGTCCGGGCTTTGGGCAATTATCTCTATCTGGCGGACGGTGATTGCGGTCTTGCGATCATCGATATCAGCCAGCCGGTAAAACCCGTGCTGAAAGGGGCCTGCGACACACCCGGCCAGGCCGCTCAAGTGTTTATCACCGCTGACCATGCCTATGTGGCTGACGGTGATTCCGGCCTTGCGGTCATCGATATCACCCATCCCGACCAGCCCCAGGTTGTCGGAAGCTGTGACACTTCGGGCATTGCCCAGGGGGTCTTTGTTGCAGGCAGCCATGCCTATGTGGCCGATGGCGATTCCGGCCTTGCGGTCATCGATATCACCCATCCCGGCCAGCCGAAACTGACCGGGGTTTATAATACTCCGGGCTCCGCTCACGGGGTCTTTATTGCAGGCAGCTATGCCTATATAGCCGATGGTGATTCCGGCCTTCAGATCGCCGATATCAAAAACCCCGAGCAGCCGGTCTTTGCTGGAGAATATAATACCGAGGGCTCTGCACAGGGAGTCTTTGTGCTCGAAGGCTATGCCTATGTGGCTGATAAGGCCTCCGGCCTCGCGGTCGTCGATGTCAAAAACCCCGGACAGCCGCTGCCGATAGCCCACCTCGGCCCGAACCTGACCGGCCAGGCCGCGGGCCTCTGCCTCGACCAGGAGCGCATTTATCTCGCTTCAGGAGCATCCGGTCTTCAGACACTCTCGCGCCCGATTTTCTGGCTCACCCGGATCGAGCGGATAAGCTCCGGAGGAGGGCAGGCCCAGGTAACCATTCCTGCCGGTCTGCCGCAGGGTTTTTATACTGTCAGGGCCACCCGGAGCAGCAGCCTGTCCACCTGGCTGAGCAGCGCCTTTGAAATGACCACCGATAATCCCCTGATCCGCATCCTGTATCCCCAGGGCGGGGAGATATTCAAACAGACGGTCCGGATCCAATGGCTGGCTGATCAGGGCAGCGCCAGTCCGGAGGCGGTATCCATAGATCTCGACTATAGCCCTGACCGGGGAAAAACCTGGAAACCCATAGCAACCGGCGAGAAAAATGACGGGCAGTACGATTGGGATACCAGCCGGATGGCGGACGGGGATGATTATCTGGTCAGGGTGACCTGCAGGGCCGATGACCAGGGAGTGAGGAAAACCATCTCCCAGGCCGTCTCCGAAGCTTCCTTTTCCATCGCCAACAGCAATACCCGTCCGCAGGTTCTGGATGTATCGGCACAGCAGCAGCCGGATGGCCTGGTGGCTATTCACTGCCGCTGCCTCGATACCGAGCAGACCTCACTGACCATCTCCTTTCAGTATTGGGATGGCTCCGAATGGCGTCCGTGCAGCAGCGTGAGCACGGCGGGAAGGCAGCAGGCCGGACTGCCGCTGTCCGCCACCTGGAAGGCCAGGGAGGATGTTGCAGGCCGGTTCTACCCCCAATGCCGGATCAAGGTCACGGCAGATGACGGGCAGGCGGTTGATCATCTGGCCGAAGGAGAAAGCCAGCCCTTTGCCCTCGATACTGCCCCGCCAAAGTCTTCGGCCACCCCGGCCGGGGGCGTCTATGCCAGCCGGACAGCCGTTACCCTGACTGCAAGCGATGATTCGGCAGTGGCCGCCATATACTACACCACCGATGGATCCAATCCCACGATCTCATCACCCCGCTTCAGCGGCGGGCCGATAGCTATTGAGAACACGCTGAGCCTGAAATTCTTCGCCGTGGACAGCTTCGGCAATCAGGAGCCGATCAGGGTGGAAAATTACCGGATGTCCAAAAAAGTCGTTATCCAGGCTCCCGGCCCGGCATGGCCGGGATCGAGTATCAACGTTACCTGCCAGGTCCAGAAGCCGGACGGCAGCATGGCCGATCAGGAGGCGGTCAGATTTACCCTGTTGGTCGATGGAGCGGCGGTTTTTGGACCGGATACTGCGGTCGGCAAGGTGCTGCTGCTGAACAGCGCCCGCAACCAGGCCCTGGTGGAAACCGCTGCCGGAAAAGTGATCATCAGCCTGACCAACAGCCGGGCCGAGGAGGTGCATCTTGTGGTCAGGGATACGGAACGGATGGGGCTTGAGATTGCCTCCCCCGGCAGCGGCCTTGCAGGCCTTGCCATCAAATTCCTTGATCCTGACCTTGACGAGGATGGCGACGGTCTGACGAACCGGACCGAGGCTTCAGGCTGCCTGAAGATCAATAGCTCCGACTCGGATGGCGACGGTTTGCCGGATGGATATGAGTACAGCCACTCCTGCCTCGATCCCTGCGACGCCGGTGCCGGATCAGGCAGCAAGTCCAGCCACGGCCCTTACGGTGATCCGGACGGCGATGGAATCAGGAACCTGGCTGAATTTCGCTGGGGCACTGATCCCTGCCTGAAGGACACGGACGGGGATGGCCTGGATGACGGCCTGGAATGGGGCAAAAATGCTCAGCAGCCTCTGGACAGCGACACCGACGGCCTGATCGATGCCCTTGATCCTGACAGCGATAATGACGGGCTTTCCGATGGCCGGGAATATTTCACCCTGAAGACAAGTCACACCAGCCCGGACACGGATCAGGACGGATGGGTTGACAGCTTTGAGGTCGGACCTGATCCCAACCACCCGACCCTGTGCAGGAACGCGCAGGGGGAGCTCTCCCCCTGTGCTCTTGATGCCGGTAACGATCAGGTCAGGCCGGTTATCAAATCCATCCGGCCCGGATGGTCTGCCGACGGGATTTCCACGCTGACCGTGGATGGAGAAAACCTTACCGCATCCACCCTGCTTGGCATTTTCCGGGATGATCCTCCGGTCAGGGTGGGAGCGTGCGCCATCCCGCAGGGCGAGGCCCTGGGGGTATGCACCCGGGGAAATTATGCTTATGTGGCTGCCGGAAGCTCCGGTCTGGTCATCATCGATCTCAGCCAGCCCGATCAGCCGGTGGTAAAGGCAAATTGCCCCCTGGTGGAGAGTGCCTATGGAATCTGCATGGCCGGAAATTATGCCTGTGTGGCTGCCGGATATTCCGGTCTTTCGATCATCGATCTTGGCCAGCCCGACAGACCGGTGCTGAAAGGGAGCTGCAACACTCCAGGCTATGCCCGCGGAGTATGGGTTTTAGGGAATCTGGCCTATGTGGCCGATGAATGGGCAGGTCTTCAGGTCATCGATATCAGCCAGCCTGACAAGCCAGCCCTGATAAGCAGTCTGGCCACACCGGACTGGGCTTACGGTATCTGCGGGCAGGGGAATTATGTCTATATAGCTGCCGGGTATACCGGTCTGGTGGCCATTGATGTCACCCGGCCCCAAAGCCCTGCTCTGGCGGCTGGATGCGATACGCCAGGCTATGCCGAGGGCGTATCGGTTTTGGGAGGCTGCGCCTATGTAGCCGACGGCTATTCCAGCCTGCAGGTCATTGACCTTACCCGGCCCCGATATCCTTTTCTCATGACCGGGGTTGAGCTGCCTGACCGGATCCACGTGCTGGGACTGTCTTTGAGCGAAGAGTATCTTGTGGGCGCTGCGGGATCGGCAGGTCTGACTATCCTGAGCAGGCCGCATTTCTGGTCTGCCAGGACCACGGAGGTCAATGCTGCCGGTACGCAGATTACGGCGGTTGTCCCGGCCAGAATACCGGCGGGCTCCTATACGGTCAAGGCATCGAATCCTCCCTACGGTGTGGCGGATCCAATCGATATGACATTCGAAGCTACAACCAATACTCCGCCCCAGGTGCAGATTCTATCAGTCAGCCGGCAGGAAAAAGGGGCAATAGCCATAACCTATCGCTGCCTCGATCAGGAACAGTCTCTGGTAAACATCCAGTTCCAGTACTGGGACGGATCCCGATGGAGAGACAGCCGGGCGATAACCGAAACCGGCCCTCAACCCACGGGAGCAGACCTGACAGCCATCTGGCTGCCCGGCGAGGAGCTTGAGGGTCAGGAGCTTGCCGCCTGCCGGATCAAAGTCAAAGCTGATGACGGGCAGTCCGCAAACGGCTTTGCTGAAGCCCAAAGCGCCCCATTCCCCCTTGACACCAGACCCCCGGAAATCACTGTCTCTCCTGTGGGCGGCTCGTTTGCTTCCCCGCAAACCATAGCCCTCAGCACCGATGAAGCAGCCACCATCTATTACACTACCGACGGCACTGACCCGAATACCGGATCGAATTGCTATACCGGGCCGCTGCTCTTTTCAGGCACAACCACCCTGAAAGTTTTCGCTCTCGATTCGTATGGCAACCAGGGGGATATCAGAAAAGAAACCTACACTATCTCGACCGCCAGCCCCCCCCAGAACCAGCAGCCGGGCACACAAACCCAACCGGCAGCAGACACCGGTGGAGGTATCGGCGGAACCGGCGGAGGATTTTCTCAAACCGGCTGGGGATATTCTCCCTGGATCGCCAGCCTCTCCGGAGGGAACTGGCCCCAGTTCTCTTCCCCGCTGCCAGCGTTTACCTTCGGGACCTCTTCCACCTTTGGGACAATATATGGAGCCTTCAGTCCGCTCAATTCATTCAGCAGTTCCCCCTGGCTTTTTGGCAGCGGTTATCAGTATTATGAAAGCAGCGCTCTAGCTCCGGCCAGTTACTCTTACTCCGGCTGGTCCGGCTCCACCTGGCAAGAATCCGGCTGGACCGGCGGGGGCTTCCCCTGGACATCAATCTATACCTATAGCACCGTGAGCGGTTTCTCCTGGTAG
- a CDS encoding carboxypeptidase regulatory-like domain-containing protein, with protein MSTYESEDFVRFSLRTAACRLGCIWLMVVLIIMGRSLAQAGSLTASAATGAIQGQIIDQSGRPLANIQVLAVKQPDTASIYGYYGYTPFPYDLSAFPPWMPEELSNDPDPYLYPYGPYSPYGPAADSSPPQVYRTVSKADGTFLLGSLPEGRYRLWAYDLKDQGYAPSIYGLDAPQSAGSLLYAYPSFTSAIQIRVHTGQTAGPFTLSMTPGGKLSGKVIDAATGLPISGARVQTSSQYNYPAFLVLSDSSGNFSFPALPEGEYWLSAMAEGYTSGYSGYILQEDQYQVSAGQTTGGCNLSLKRGGTVSGKITSQADGKPVAGAEVTCFMTGDNPAYVISSPAVSKADGTYRISGLEPGTYVPLVQYAPGFQGAYCPNTQDREQAREVQVESGKETGSANIQLAPIIGRGIIRGRVIDKASGLPVAGIQVSLSKFYDPYDYEAYPVMLPAADAMSLSSYAPYGTVSHISPLSCLPPVDYLRINPVQTDEQGKFAFTGLENGKYELTMYDPQGRYLSGRYPEYPLGYGDALDYLELSEKKTSLEGIEISLKRGGRLEGKVLAGSTPLAGISVRATPANLGFKGAYSYPGVYYVGSGSEDVTDTDGEFIIRGLPEDDYILVAVDQTGTRNFLAAWCQNAGEEKPRTFKVTEGSTTGGMVISMNPGASISGRVVDKAGKPLAGIVMSADLERYPDSDPARPWNYYAFPVNRSVMTAEDGTYTLVGLSEGTYVVRAWDQNQEYLDGCRSGLAVSPPASLSAPDMVLTKSLILSGKVTSRDGKPLAEIMVSATLDDSSDPAGSSGKMPIRTADQTVSSDSCTAYPRYQSQAYTGKDGTYRITGLAAGIYRLEAVDYRNEYLSAQYGTGTSAALVAGAEGEEKTGLDFSLVKGGIIKGTVLDLAAGKPVSGAIVAAQPESGYSYGGGPSDLPAILPIDYYGMSATSGMWPGMIYSSASTDNMGNYTLKGLPDGKYLLFISTPDKNYLSQYYSGADSESTATPIEIRSEQVVENIDFSLAPGIILKGVIRDAATGKPITTGCLVILATGQGADLDSAYTNSSGEYQFKGLQPGTYLVKAADCQYYYGGFYRLPGTDPKTSSPITVSAPGPVEEIDILLQLKASISGRVVDELDKTPLARIIVTAIPRSGKPHATTDYYSFSLYAYYSAYQAITDADGRYTIRGLEEGDYLIMARDSAHVYGQEYYKDVPVNQPDKATAVHVGFSEAKGGIDLELQVGETYSGAAGNSQYPTATSASYGSSAAPGPNYGYSISYLQMIGKSGLYGGIAGYGAGYTGSDAARQAQWNTPQPGTNQYPAQYPILPERLTNAEPPEITSSNSVDRIKAGRTFRYKVEVKNQAADTSLKHSLLLGPEGMDIDPDTGLVQWTPSNSDAGWCIVQVMVDNGNGQVASQSFRLRVEEDRTPPEEVKNLTAVKGDGQVILSWTPPSDRDGDLADQVLYVREGQEYGAGINLGKGASGYTVKNLKNDQPYTFKIVTRDNLENTSSGVTVAATPAKERVADTGASPISSWYSGLASNSYLFSGNAGTAGLWGNPPSLTSSSVYPVWPGSTYTVWGTTLVQSDSLFGSSNPWSSSSWSSPSWSSSLWTGGNLAGTSLYSSSFSTFSPWWSNSPTGSWGGNSGSLWDSDNLNLWVRDPMQPRW; from the coding sequence ATGAGTACGTATGAATCCGAGGACTTTGTACGTTTTTCCCTGAGAACCGCCGCTTGCCGGTTAGGCTGCATTTGGTTGATGGTCGTGCTGATCATCATGGGACGTAGCCTCGCTCAAGCTGGAAGCCTGACCGCAAGCGCAGCCACAGGTGCAATCCAGGGGCAGATTATTGATCAGAGTGGTCGGCCTCTGGCCAATATTCAGGTTCTGGCCGTGAAGCAGCCGGATACCGCTTCCATTTACGGGTATTACGGATATACCCCTTTCCCTTATGATCTGAGCGCCTTTCCCCCCTGGATGCCTGAAGAATTAAGCAATGATCCTGATCCCTACCTGTATCCGTATGGTCCATACAGCCCCTATGGCCCTGCCGCTGATTCATCACCCCCCCAGGTTTACAGGACAGTGAGCAAGGCGGATGGAACCTTTCTCCTCGGCAGTCTGCCGGAAGGAAGGTACCGGCTCTGGGCCTACGATCTCAAGGACCAGGGATATGCGCCTTCGATCTATGGGCTTGATGCCCCTCAGTCAGCGGGCAGCCTGCTCTATGCTTATCCATCCTTCACTTCCGCCATTCAGATCCGGGTGCATACCGGGCAAACCGCCGGGCCTTTTACCCTGTCCATGACTCCGGGAGGGAAGCTGTCCGGGAAGGTTATCGATGCAGCCACCGGCCTGCCGATCAGCGGGGCACGGGTCCAGACATCGAGTCAGTATAATTATCCTGCCTTTCTCGTCCTTTCCGATTCCAGCGGGAATTTCTCTTTCCCCGCTCTGCCGGAGGGGGAATACTGGCTGAGCGCAATGGCCGAAGGATACACCAGCGGATATAGCGGCTACATCCTTCAGGAAGACCAGTATCAGGTATCAGCCGGTCAGACAACAGGAGGCTGCAACCTGAGCTTGAAGCGCGGCGGGACGGTTTCCGGTAAGATCACCAGCCAGGCAGATGGGAAACCGGTTGCCGGTGCCGAAGTCACCTGCTTCATGACCGGAGACAATCCGGCTTATGTTATATCCTCTCCGGCTGTCAGCAAGGCTGATGGCACTTACCGCATCAGCGGCCTTGAGCCGGGCACCTATGTTCCCCTGGTCCAGTATGCCCCGGGCTTTCAGGGTGCCTATTGTCCGAATACCCAGGACAGAGAGCAGGCCAGGGAGGTTCAGGTGGAATCGGGAAAGGAGACCGGCTCTGCCAATATCCAGCTTGCTCCCATTATCGGCAGGGGAATCATCCGGGGACGGGTCATCGACAAGGCCAGCGGCCTTCCGGTGGCCGGAATTCAGGTCAGTCTGAGTAAATTTTATGATCCTTACGATTACGAAGCGTATCCTGTCATGCTCCCGGCCGCAGATGCCATGTCATTGTCATCCTATGCCCCATATGGAACAGTTTCCCATATCTCGCCTCTTTCCTGTCTGCCACCCGTGGACTACCTCCGGATTAACCCGGTTCAGACCGATGAGCAGGGGAAATTTGCATTTACCGGCCTGGAAAACGGCAAATATGAATTGACCATGTATGATCCGCAGGGCAGGTATCTGAGTGGCCGCTATCCGGAATATCCCCTGGGTTACGGGGATGCTCTGGATTATCTTGAACTGTCCGAAAAGAAGACCTCTCTCGAAGGTATCGAAATCTCCCTGAAGCGCGGGGGGCGTCTGGAAGGCAAGGTCCTTGCCGGGTCCACTCCCTTGGCCGGTATCTCTGTCAGAGCCACACCCGCAAATTTGGGATTCAAGGGAGCGTATAGTTACCCGGGTGTCTACTACGTCGGCAGCGGATCGGAAGACGTGACTGATACGGATGGAGAATTCATCATCCGCGGCCTGCCGGAAGACGACTATATCCTGGTGGCTGTGGATCAGACGGGAACCCGGAACTTCCTGGCCGCCTGGTGCCAGAACGCCGGGGAGGAAAAGCCCCGCACGTTCAAAGTAACCGAAGGCAGCACCACGGGCGGCATGGTAATCTCCATGAATCCGGGTGCCTCCATCAGCGGAAGGGTTGTGGACAAGGCCGGAAAACCCCTGGCCGGGATCGTAATGTCCGCAGACCTCGAACGCTATCCTGATTCCGATCCGGCCAGGCCGTGGAATTATTACGCCTTCCCGGTCAACAGGAGTGTCATGACCGCTGAGGACGGGACTTACACCCTGGTCGGCCTGTCTGAAGGAACCTACGTTGTGAGGGCCTGGGACCAGAATCAGGAATACCTGGACGGCTGCCGATCCGGCCTCGCCGTATCCCCTCCAGCCAGTCTGTCAGCGCCTGATATGGTCTTGACCAAAAGTTTGATTCTCTCCGGGAAAGTAACTTCCAGGGATGGCAAGCCCCTGGCTGAGATTATGGTTTCCGCTACCCTCGATGACTCTTCGGATCCGGCAGGCAGCAGCGGCAAGATGCCAATCCGCACTGCGGATCAGACAGTGTCCTCCGACTCCTGCACTGCTTATCCGAGGTATCAGTCGCAAGCCTATACCGGCAAGGACGGCACCTACCGGATAACCGGCCTTGCGGCTGGAATCTACCGGCTTGAAGCAGTTGATTATCGTAATGAATACTTATCAGCCCAATACGGCACAGGAACTTCGGCCGCACTCGTAGCCGGGGCAGAAGGCGAGGAGAAGACCGGCCTTGACTTTTCCCTCGTGAAGGGCGGAATAATCAAGGGTACGGTCCTCGATCTGGCTGCCGGCAAGCCGGTTTCCGGAGCGATAGTTGCAGCCCAGCCGGAGTCTGGCTATTCGTACGGTGGCGGCCCATCTGATCTTCCTGCCATACTGCCGATCGACTATTATGGGATGAGTGCAACCTCCGGGATGTGGCCGGGGATGATTTACTCTTCAGCTTCCACTGACAATATGGGGAATTACACTCTGAAAGGGCTTCCGGATGGTAAATACCTGCTGTTTATTTCAACGCCCGATAAAAACTACCTGTCTCAGTATTATTCGGGTGCCGATAGTGAGAGCACAGCGACTCCGATCGAGATCAGGAGCGAGCAGGTTGTCGAGAATATCGATTTCAGCCTGGCTCCGGGCATCATCCTCAAAGGCGTGATCAGGGATGCCGCAACCGGCAAGCCCATAACCACAGGGTGTCTGGTCATATTAGCCACCGGGCAGGGAGCGGATCTCGATAGCGCCTACACCAATTCATCCGGGGAATATCAGTTCAAGGGACTTCAGCCGGGCACCTATCTGGTCAAGGCTGCTGACTGCCAGTATTACTACGGCGGCTTTTATCGGCTGCCAGGTACTGATCCGAAGACATCCAGCCCGATCACCGTCTCCGCCCCCGGTCCGGTGGAAGAGATCGATATCCTGCTTCAGCTCAAAGCCTCGATCAGCGGACGGGTGGTGGATGAGCTCGATAAGACACCGCTGGCCAGGATAATAGTCACGGCCATTCCACGATCGGGAAAGCCTCATGCCACCACCGATTACTATTCCTTTTCTCTATATGCATATTACTCCGCATATCAGGCAATCACCGATGCCGATGGCCGGTACACGATCAGGGGGCTGGAAGAAGGGGATTACCTGATTATGGCCCGTGATTCTGCACATGTCTATGGTCAGGAGTACTATAAAGATGTCCCTGTCAATCAGCCGGACAAAGCTACAGCCGTCCATGTGGGCTTCTCGGAAGCCAAAGGAGGTATCGACCTTGAGCTTCAGGTAGGGGAAACCTACAGCGGCGCAGCCGGCAACAGTCAATACCCGACAGCTACTTCCGCTTCCTATGGGTCTTCGGCAGCTCCCGGCCCGAATTACGGGTATTCTATATCTTACCTCCAGATGATCGGAAAATCCGGCCTGTATGGCGGCATTGCTGGCTATGGTGCCGGATATACCGGCTCGGATGCAGCCCGGCAGGCTCAATGGAATACACCTCAACCCGGAACAAACCAGTATCCGGCCCAGTATCCGATTCTTCCGGAGCGGTTGACGAATGCGGAGCCTCCGGAGATCACTTCATCGAATTCCGTGGACAGGATCAAGGCAGGCCGCACCTTTCGGTATAAGGTTGAGGTTAAAAACCAGGCAGCCGATACTTCCCTCAAGCACAGCCTGCTGCTCGGACCGGAGGGCATGGATATCGATCCTGATACCGGTCTTGTCCAATGGACTCCGTCCAACAGCGATGCCGGATGGTGTATCGTTCAGGTAATGGTCGATAACGGCAACGGGCAGGTAGCCTCGCAATCCTTCCGCCTGCGGGTCGAGGAAGACAGGACCCCGCCGGAGGAAGTCAAAAACCTGACCGCGGTGAAAGGAGATGGACAAGTCATTCTTTCCTGGACACCTCCTTCGGACCGCGATGGCGATCTGGCGGATCAGGTCCTGTATGTCAGGGAGGGACAGGAGTATGGCGCGGGGATCAATCTTGGGAAAGGTGCCTCCGGATATACGGTGAAGAATCTGAAGAATGATCAGCCCTATACTTTCAAGATTGTGACCAGAGACAACCTGGAGAATACCAGCAGCGGAGTGACCGTAGCCGCAACTCCCGCCAAGGAGCGGGTGGCCGACACCGGAGCTTCTCCGATATCATCCTGGTATTCGGGGCTTGCATCCAACAGCTATCTGTTCTCAGGAAATGCAGGCACAGCAGGCCTGTGGGGGAACCCGCCATCCCTGACTTCTTCTTCGGTATACCCGGTCTGGCCTGGCAGTACATACACTGTGTGGGGAACAACCCTGGTTCAGTCTGACAGTCTGTTCGGCTCATCGAACCCCTGGTCATCTTCGTCCTGGTCATCGCCATCCTGGTCATCCTCACTCTGGACAGGCGGCAATTTGGCAGGTACATCCCTGTATTCCTCCTCCTTCTCGACGTTCAGTCCCTGGTGGAGCAATTCCCCGACAGGTTCCTGGGGAGGAAATTCCGGTTCTCTCTGGGATTCAGACAATCTGAATCTATGGGTCCGGGACCCGATGCAGCCACGGTGGTAG